The genomic window ACCGACCGTCATGCGGCTCAATTGCTAAACTATTTGCTGCTCCTCGATTTGCAGCGAGGCAAACTCGTCAACTTTCGCCCGATGTCGGTTGAAAGCCAATTTGTGAACGCACCACTGGTAGGGGCAGAACGTAGGCGATACAGCATCCACACCGAAGACTGGAGTGGACCGATGGGACTGTTAGACCTTCTTCGACAACTGCTCTTTGACTGGGGGACTGGACTTGAACTCTCGCTATACAATCAAGCAATCGGGCACCTTTGGGGAAACGGCTGTCGCGCCGATGCCTTGCTTGAAATGTCGAGAGACGGCAAGCCTCTTGGACACCAAAGGTTTCATCTCGCTAGCCCCGACTCGGCCTTTCGACTGACGGCTTTTTCGGATGTGTCCAACAGCTACCCTTCGCAGCTATCTCGTCTCCTGCTAGCCAGTCCCCTAGAAGCCATTCACTGGATCAACATCGCCTACCACGACATCACCTGCAGAACCATTCAGAGGTAGGGAAATTAGAAGCAGCGGATCCCAATCAAGTTGCCGCGAGTCGCCGGTTTCTCCCACAGCGCCCGCCTCGCGAGCTCACTCTCATTTTCCTACCCTCAATTTTCCTGCCGATTTTCCGCGATTGCGTTGTCTGTTCAAATGGCCCCCGGCTCTTTTGAAACGGAATTGGGTTTCCAGTCCTTGAGGATTTTTTATGGCGTCTCCTAGCATTGAAATTGGCGCCCTGGTGCCAGGGTTGGGTGGGGGGCTGGCGTTGTTTCTGTTTGGCATGCGCCAGATGACTGAGAGTCTGAAGACGGTTGCCGGCGGCAGTACTATAGCTTTCATGATCATTGTCTATTGAGGTTAGTGGTCCGGTTCACCGTCCGCTTCAATAACCTGCTTGGCTTCTTCCAGTCGTCGCATTTGATCCTGTTTGCGAAGCGCTTGGATGATTTTATTTCGGTCGCCGCGAGAAATTGGCAACGTTAGCTCTTCGCCTAACACACCCAGCGGGACTTCCTCCATCCGCCAGTCATCGCTGCGTTGCGTAGCGAAGGGCAGGTCTTTATTGCCGCTGACCTGCAGGTTGCCCAGCGGGTTTCGGCCCCAGGCGTAGCGGAAGTGGCGGGGCTCCGGCACCATGGGGCTGGTCAGCACCAATCGTTTGCGATCGTACTGCACGCGGCCGCGAGCGTCTTTGCCTTTTTCGGCGTAGCTGACGCTGGCGGGGTGGAACCGGCGATCTTCACCGGCGATGGCAAACCCTTCGATGGCGCCGTCCTGCGGGTCGCTGACGTCCGTATCCAGGGTGAGCATCAGCGAACCCTCGCCGGGCTGCATGGACACCAACATCGGCGGCTTCCACTGCAGCTGTTGTTCAAACCCGTATTGCGTCGCCAAGGCCCATCGCGCGATCCGCTCACCGGCCGGGATCTTCACTTGCGGATGGTACCAACGGCGGCGCAGATCATAGGTACTGGCAAAGCCGATTTGCTTGTCGCCGCCGTTGTAGAAGTCCAGGAAAGTCTGGTACTGCGCGGCGCGAAGATCCACGCCCGCGTTGAACATCTTTTCGCAATAGTTGTCGCGGGTCTGCGGATACCCATCGGTACACAGCGAGAGAATACCGAAGGGCATTTGTGGATCGCCGAACGCGCCGCGCCAGGCTTCGATCATGGCGGGAAACACGTCGCGGTACATCTCCACACCCTGCGAGCCATCGAAGGTGTTGTTGTAGCCTTGATGAAAGATCACACCTTTGACCGCCAGCCCGGCCAGCGGTGCGATCATGCCGGCGTAACAGTGGCCCGGGTAATTGTGGTCACCGATCGGACCGGGACGCAGATCGTTGGGCGCCTGTCGCTTGTCCTCGGGAATCAGCTTGCCCTCTTTGGTTTGCTGCTCGATCCACTTGTGGTGGGCCGCAATGCGAGTTTCCAAATCGGCTTGTGGATCCCATGCGGCCGCTGCTTCTTCCATGCTCTGCAGCTTGGCTTGAGTCGTTTCGCTGTCCAATTCTTGCAACACCGACATCGGCGTCCAGGTTTCGATCGTTGTCCCGCCGCGGGAAGCATCGATCACGCCGATGGGCACGTTACTGGCTTTGTGCACCCGACGCGCGAACACGTAGCCAATGGCCGATAGTTCACGCGCGACCTCCGGCGTGCACACGTCCCAGTCGCCTTTACGGAAGTGTCGCCCGAACCAGTCGCTCCACTCATGCAAACGAGCAAAGCCCCTCGTGGGCTCCGGCCCTTGTCCGTAGGGAACCGTCAGAATGCGGATCTGGGGAAAGTTCGCCGAGACGATTTCCAGGTTTCCGTTCTCGACCTTGGCCAGTTCAAACTCCATGTTGCTCTGGCCCCCCAGCACCCACACATCGCCAATCAGGATGTTTTCCAACGTCAAGGTCTCGTATTTACCACTGACGGTCATCGTTTGGGGATTGGCATTGGCGGGCAACGCGTTCAGGGTGACCTTCCATACCCGATCTTCAGCAGCAACGGCTACGGAGTTTTGGTTGGCGAACGTCACCGTCACTTCTTCGCCCGGTTCGGCCCAGCCCCAGATCGTGATCGGTTTGTCACGCTGCAGGACCATATTGGTCTGAAACACATTGCTCACAGACAGCCCTTCGCCGATCGCCGGGACATCAACGACGTTCTCACGCGGCATCCGCTGGGCGAACGTGCTACCGGCCAGCCCTCCGGTGAGCGCGATAATGGCAAGCAGCAAAGGATGGCAAACGCGAAAATACATAATGGATACTCAAACGGGGGCAAAGTTGCGGTACACTCGAGGGGTTTCAGCCAGCAAACTATTTCGAAGAAGGATAGTCCACTCAATCATGCGTGTTCAAACAATTCTGCCCCGCCTGCTGTTAGCACTTACCCTGCTGGGCTTGCTTTCGTCGAATGCCGATGCGGACACCGCCAACGAAGCCAGCGAGCACCCCAACATTGTATTCATCTTTGCAGACGACTGGGGCTGGGGCGATTTGAGCTGTCATGGCCATCCATACGTGCAGACGCCGAATATCGATCGGTTGGCTCGCGAAGGCACCGACTTCCATCGCTTTACCGTCGCCAGCGGGGTTTGCTCGCCCAGCCGTACGGCCGTGATGACCGGACACTTTCCGGCACGTTACAACATCGACGGGCATTTTGCTTGGGTGCCCAGCAATGCTCGGCGCAATATGCCGGATTGGTTAGATACGGATGCCGTCACGCTGCCTCGGTTGCTGAAACAGTCCGGCTATGCCACGGCGCATTTTGGCAAGTGGCATCTGTCGAACGACATGATCCCCGATTCCCCCGCACCGGGTGTGTACGGGTACGACGTTTACGGCGCATTTAATTGTTCCGGTGAACAGATGCCCGTTCACGAAGACGCCGACCACGCCATTGAATTCATCAAACGCTGCGAGCAAGCGGACAAGCCGTTCTTCATCAATTTGTGGGTCCACGAACCGCACACTCCGCACCATGTGATCCCCAAGTACCGGTGGAAGTTTCGCAACAGCGGGCTGGAGGAAGCCGATGAAATCTACGCCGCCGTGCTGGCTCATGCCGACCAGCGGATCGGCGAGGTGCTCGATACGCTGGACCGTTTGGACCTGACCGACAACACGTTGGTGATCTTCAGTTCCGACAACGGGCCGGCTCGCAGCAAATCAGCGGCACCGCTATCGCTCAGCTATGACACGGCAACCGGTGCGGGATACGGAATCGGCGCCAGCAAGGGCATCACCGGCGGACGCAAAGGGTATAAAGCCGCCTTGTTCGAAGGCGGCATCAACGTGCCCTTCATCGCTCGCTGGCCGGGTAAAATCGCTGCCGGCGAAGTCGATCGTCGGCTGATGATTTCCGCCGTGGATCTGCTGCCCACGTTCTGTGAAGTCGCCGGAGCGGAACTGCCCGACTCCTATCAGCCGGATGGAATCAGCCAACTCAAATCGCTGCAGGGTGAAGCCAATGAGGGCCGCAGCAAGCCCCTGTTCTGGAAAATGAGCGGGCGAGGAAAACCGGGGCAAACGCAATCCTTCCACTGGGTCGATTACTGCATCGTCGATCAAAACTGGAAACTGCTCTGCGACGAAGGCGACGACTATTGTGAATTGTATGACATCGTCGCCGATCCACTGGAACAACAGGATGTGAAAGACTCCCATCCGCAGGTGGTCACGGAACTCAAGCAAAAGCTCGCCGACTGGCAAGCGACCCTGCCCGCTACACCGGATCCTCAAAACTTTTCTTCGCTCCGTAAACAGCCGGCCAAGTAGCGGGAGCTCCGCTACTTGTTCTCTTGGTAGTCTTGTCCGTTCAGACTCCTGATCACCGAACGCGTCCAGGTATTGAGTTCTTTTCGCATTCGCGTCAGGCGAGTTTGTTGCTTGGGGTCGGCCGAACGATCGCTGGTTTCCATCGGATCTTCGGCGAGGTTGTAGAGTTCGTATTTTTTGCCGCCGATCCGATGTAGCTTCCACGGCCAATCGGTCCAAGCCGCGTGGCCGGTGGCGATGTCTTCAGGGAACTGCGGAAACTCGTCGACGTCTTTGCGGATCCGCGGCTCGTCGTGCGGCAGCGGGGCTCCGGCTTGCTGCTTCTCCATGATCGCTTTCTGAATACGGTCGCTCCAAGTTGATTGGCCCTGTTGGAACTTATGCCAGAACCCCATGGGGCGGCTGCGTTGGTCCGTCTTGCCTGCGATGATGTTGCGAATATCAATGCCGTCGAGCGGATGAGTCGGTTGTGAGGAGACTCCGGCCATGGCCAATACGGTGGGATAGATGTCGCAGGTCCAAGCCGGCACTGCCGTTCGCCCATGCAGCTTGGAGGCCGGCCATTCGATGATCGCCGGAACTCGCAACCCGCCTTCGTAGACGCTGCCCTTTCGCTCGCGGCCCCCGGATGTGTCCGGATTCAGACCGCCGTTGTCGCTGCAGTACCAAAGGATCGTGTTATCAGCGATGTCCATGCCCTTTAGCTCACGACGTAACCTTCCCAACTGTTGGTCGAGCAGCGTGATTTCGCGATAGTAGCCGGCTTGTTTCTTGCCACGGTACAAAGGCGGGCCGGCGGGGACTTCCTGATGCGGGTCATGCGGCGAAGGAAACCAGATGACCGCAAACATCGGTTGCTCACCGTCCTGGTGCTTCTGCAAAAACGCCAAAGCGTCATCCATGGCCAGCACCGAGCCCTTGCCCTGGCGGTGTTCGATCGTGCCGTTGCGACTCAAGTAAGGATCGTTGTCGAAGAAGTTCAAACCAATCACCCATTCGTCAAACCCCATTCCACTGGGGTTGCACGGCGAGCCCGGCTGGCCGGAGCCCAGATGAACTTTGCCAAATATCCCTGTCACATAGCCTGCCTCCTGCAAGGTTTCGGCGATGGTTTGTTCGTGAGGACGCATATAGCGGCCGTGGTTGGTGACCTTGGTTCGGATCGGACTGCGGCCCGTCATCACGCTGGCGCGGGTCGGCGAACAAACCGGAGCGGCGGCGTAAAATCGATCGAATACGAATCCGGCATCAGCCATCGCGTCCAGCTCTGGCGTCTGCACGAATGGGTGCCCGTTGTAGCCGACGTCGCCCCAGCCCTGGTCGTCCGCCATCACCAGGATGATGTTCGGCCGCGCTTCGTCGGCAGCGGCCGAACGGGAATCTGCAGCTTGCACGACGGACGCGAGGAGCACGAGGAGCAACACGCCCGGTAGGCATTGGTTCGACGGATTCATGGAGGTGTAACAAAGTTGGGGGAGCGAGTTTGCTGTATTGTACTTGCCCGATTGTACTACCCGAATCTGCCAACGGTTACGCCTCTTCGCCACTCCACTCCAGCTCGGCGGGCTGTACCGCAATCGCGAGTTCGCCCGATGGGGCCTAGCGTGTCGAAGCGGATGCCCGGAACCGGGGCGGAGCGTTGTCGCTAAAAGAAACCGCCGCCACCCATGCCACCGCCTCCACCACCCATGCCACCGCCTCCCATGCCTCCTCCTCCGCCGCCGAACCCGCCGCCGCCCAGGCCTCCGGCTGCGGGGATTTCGACCCGGTCGTAGCGTGCGTCGCTACCAAAATGATTGTCTCGCAGAACGCCCAATGTCGTTTCGATCTGGTGGTGGGCTTCGGTGGTCGTGCTGACGATCAGGGCTTTGCGATGCTGCATGTCCAGCGTGGCGATGGTGGACATCCCGCCCAATACTTCCCAGCTGTCCGGGTAGACGGAGGTCTGAAGGGTTTCGACCAAGCGGTCGCTGTCCGCCGTGCCAATGCCGTCGAGCCAATAGATTCGCGTCAGCAGTTGCTCTTCAGCGGCCTCTTGGGTGGTGATCCGCAGGAACTCGCCTTGGTTGATAAAAGCCAAGTCGGCTTTGTCCAGCATCAGCGTCAGCGCGGTTCGCAGTCGCACGTTTTTCAGGTCGATGGTAACCGGTTCGTCGGGCGCCAAGCCGACGTCTTCCAGTGCGCGGACATCCAGGATCAGCGTCAATTGGTTGTCTGCCGCGATTGTCCGTAGGACTTGATCCAAGGGCTCGTCAAAAAAAGTCAGTGAGGTGACTTGTTCGAGTTGTTTGGCTAGTCGGCGGGCATCGGCGTCGTTGATGTTGACCCATTGCGATGTCGGTTTGCCGCTGCGGCTGAGCGCCGTCGGGTCGATGGTGACCAGCAAGCCTTCTTCTTCGACGATGGCTTGCAGGTTCAGCGGCTCCAGGGCTTCGCGGAGGATCGTCCGCAGCGGTTGTTCACTGCGGCTGATGTTCAGCGTTGCCGACGCTTCGACTTCGGCGATTTGCAGGCCACGTTGATCGATCAGCACAGGGACGCCGGTGGCTTCGAAGATTTTGTCTGGCAATTCGTTCAGCGGCAGTTCCCCGGTGGGCAATTCCACGGCCGCATCCATCGCGTCGCGAGCATCCTGAGCGACCGCCGAATCCGGTTCACGCAGCTGATAGCTGAACCCTGTGGGCATCTGTCCCATGCCGAGTCCACCCATGCCGCCGCCGCCACCAAACTGCGCCAGGGCGGGCGGAGAGACCATCCACATCGCGATCGCGACGACGCCAAGAAAAGACAACCGTACAGACATTCCGTAGTACTCCCTCTGTTAGACCGTTAAGACTCTACCTCTGTTGTAGTGCCTGAGCCTAAAAATGGGGCGCGGAAAAATCGCAAAAAATATCCGTAGCATGGGCCCCCGGCCCGTGGGGGAATCTAGGCAGAGACGCGAGCGAATTCCGGTCCCCCCTCCCCAAAAATGGTCGCGTTAGAGGGTTCCATCTCAATCGGTGTGATCGCGACCGTTTTGGGGGAGGGGCATGTGTCGCCCAGCGGTTCCAGGCAATCATTGGCATTTAGCGTGGGGCTTATGATGCTTGCCACACGGGCCGGGGACCCATGCTACTTTCCCACACGGGCCGGGGGCCCATGCTACGGGTGCGGGCACGGCGAGAGTGCTTGCGGTTATAGCCCGAAGGTTTCGGCGACCGCTTCGTTGGTGACTTTGCCGTCGCGGATGTTTAACGCGGCATGCAGCGGTTCGTATTTTTGCACCGCGGCGTCGATCCCGGCGTCGGCTAATTTCAGCACCCACGGTAGCGTGGCGTTGCAGAGGGCGAAGGTACTGGTCCGGCCCACCGCTCCCGGCATATTGGTGACACAGTAGTGGACCACTTCCTCGACGATGTAAGTGGGTTCCTTGTGCGTGGTGGGCCGACTGGTTTCAATACAGCCACCCTGGTCGATGGCGACGTCGATGATCACGCTGCCCGGCCGCATCTGTTTGAGGTCTTCGTGGCGCACCAATCGAGGCGCCCGAGCTCCGGGGATCAGGACCGCTCCAATCACCAAGTCGGCCAGTGCCAATTCTTGGCCGATTGTATGGCGATCGCTAAACAGCACGTTGACGTTGGCTGGCATGATGTCATCCAGGTATCGCAAGCGGTCCAGGTTGACATCCAGGATCGACACATCGGCTTGGAAGCCGGCGGCGATTTTGGCCGCATTGGCGCCCACCACCCCGCCGCCCAAAATGGTGATGTGCGCGGGGGCCACGCCGGGCACGCCGCCGAGCAGGATGCCGCGTCCCATTTGAGGCTTTTCCAGATACTTGGCCCCCTCTTGGATGCTCATCCGTCCGGCCACTTCGCTCATCGGCGTCAGCAGTGGCAGGCGACCGGAACCGTCACTGAGGGTTTCGTAGGCCAAGCAGGTGCCGCCGCTGGCGAGCATGGCTTCGGTCAGTTCGCGGTCGGCGGCAAAGTGAAAATAAGTGAACAGCGCTTGCCCGCGGCGGATTAGCGACCACTCGTCGGGCAGCGGTTCTTTGACCTTCACGATCATATCCGCTTCCGAAAAAACCGCTCGAGCGTCGGGAACGATCTCGGCGCCCGCTTTCAGGTAATCGTGGTCGCTCAGCCCCGAGCCGAGTCCGGCGCCAGATTCGATCAGTACCCGGTGGCCGCGTTGGCACAGTTCTTCCGCACCCACCGGCAGCATGGCAATACGGTATTCGTCGGACTTAATTTCTCGGGGGACACCAATGATCACGTTCGTCGATCCAGCAAAAAAACGGGGCGTAAGGGGGCACCAATGGCCAGTTGAGTAGGGGACGGTCGGGCAAGCGCGCGACTCCCAATCGCTACTGCGATCAAATTTAAAAAATCAAAAACTACTGCATGGCCAGGCGAGCGAGGTTTTGCTGCAGCCAAGTCAGTTCCGCGGCGATGTCTTCCGACAATCCGCGTCGACGCATGGCTTCGGGCAGCACGGTCCAGGCGTAGGTTTCGACTTCCAGGTCGCCGCTGAACGCCGGAGCGTCCTCGGTTTTCATGAACTGCAGGCAGTTCAGAATCTGTTCGCGGGTGGTGCTCAGGTTGCCAAACGCTTCCAGGAAAATCGGCACATGGAAGTGCACTCGCCAGGTATCGTCGCGGATCTCGTCGGCCGGTTGCCCGACGATCGCCGGCAGGTCTTCGACCAAGCGGTACGAGCCGTCGGAACCGAGGCAGCCGGTTTGGTGCAGGTAGCGGTCTTCGGCGAATTGCGCCAACTGCTGCAGGGCTTCGCGGCGCCGGCCCTCGGACATAATCGACCAGCGAACTTCTACGGCGCTGCTAACCTGGATCTTGCCCACGCTTAATCCGGCGGCGGCGTACGCGGCCAGCACCTCGGTTTGGTCTTCGAACATCACGGCCGAGTGACACACGTCGTGGCAGACGGTCAGGTAGCGGCGATGAGGTTGATTGGGCAGGTGTTGATCAAAGAAGCGGATCAGGTCTTCGCCGCGATCGAGCAGGCAGCCCGGTTCGGGTTCGATGGCGATCACGATCCTGCGTCCGCTGCGCTGTTCGATGGTGTGCAGGTGGTCGGCGACGGCGCGGAGGTTCTCGCCCGCGCGCTGCAGTGCCGCTTCATCCGCCGCCGCGGTGGGCCAACCGATCGGCAGCGTGCTGATCGAACCATCGCGACCGGCGGGCAACAAAGCGTCCAAGACGTCCGCTAATTGGATCGTGTAGTCGCGTCGCTGGTCGGTCCACCATGCCGGTTCGTAGACGCGATGTTTGACCACCGGCTGGTGAAAGTTGTCGTAGGGAAAGCCGTTGAGGGTGTAGGCCTGCAGGTGGCGTTCGCACAACCAATCGGCAAACCGATCGGCTTCTCCCGCCTGGCAAAGTTGGCTGGCCGCTTGGGCCGGCAGCCACAACCCCACCGGCAGCAGGTCGCGGTCGGTCTGGTCGCGGACGGGAACGGCGTAGGTTTCCAGGTTGGAGCGGATCGAATCCAGATCCGTTCCCGCGTGCACGTTTGTGCAGTATCCGATGGTCCAGGGGGTCGTCATGGTTTCTCGGCGACTCGTAATTTCTCGGCGATTCGTAATTTGGCGCTGCGGGCACGCGGGTTCGCGTGGACTTCGGCATCACTGGGCCGCAGGGGTTTGCGGGTGATGACCTCCAGCTGGGGAGCGTCACGGAACTGATTCTTGACGATCCGGTCTTCTAAAGAATGAAAGCTGATTACGGCGATTCGTCCGCCAGGGTTCAGCCAGTTTGTTGCCTGGCGGAGGGTTTTTTCGAGGATTCCCAGTTCATCGTTGACGGCAATTCGCAGGGCTTGGAAGGTCCGCGTGGCGGGATCGATGTCATGGTTTCGGGAGCGAGGCACACAGCGGCGGACCAGGTTGGCTAGTTCGGTGGTGGTTTCGATGAACTGCCGCTCCCGACGTCGTTCGACGATTCGCCGGGCGATTCTTCGGCTGAAGCGTTCCTCACCATACTGATAGATCACGTCGGCGATCTCTTTTTCGCTTAACCGCACCAGCAGACGGCTGGCCGGTTCACCCGAGGAGGTGTCGAATCGCAGGTCCAGAGGGGCATCGACCGAGAAGCTGAAGCCGCGGGTGCGGTCGGCCAGTTGGTCGCTGGACAGGCCCAGGTCCAGCAGGATGCCGTCGACGCCGGTCAGTTCTTCTGCGGCCAAAGCGCGGTCGATCTGGTGGTAACTGGCGCAGTACACGGTCATCGCCGCGGCGGCCTGCGGGTGTTCGACGGCCAACCGATCGATGACCGTTTGCGAACGTTCGACGGCCCCCTCGTCGCGATCGAGCCCAATCACGCGGCCGCCCGGGGCGACGCGCATCGCCAGCAGACTCGAGTGCCCTCCGCCGCCGAAGGTACCGTCTAGAATCGTGCTACCGGGCGCCGGCTGCAGTGCCGCGACGCATTCGTCGGGCATGACCGGGACGTGGATGGTGAGGTCCGTCAAGTTAACTCGCGTGCAAGCGGGGCGTATCAGCCGATGCCCGAGGGATTGAAGTACTGTGGCTCGTTGCCCTCACGCCACTTGATGTTGCAGCCGATGCTGGGCTTTTGGGTTTCCGGCGCCGGCTGGCCGGCCAGCAGGGCATCGAGTGCCGCACGCAGGTCCTGGCCGTTGGGGACCGCGCCCTGTTTGGGACGCGTGTCGTCCAACTGGCCGCGGTAGTACAACTTTTGCTGGCCGTCGAACAGGTAGAAGTCCGGCGTGCACGCCGCCCCGTAAGCTTTGGCGACCTCTTGGCTCTCGTCGTATAGGTATGGAAAGCTGTAGCCGCGAGCCGCTTTTTCGGCGGCCATTTTTTCGGGGCTGTCGTCGGGATAAGCGGCCGCGTCATTGCTGCTGATTCCGACCACGGCGATGCCCTGCGACTGATAGTCGTCGGCGATGCGTTTGAGTTCCGGGGCGACGTGGATCACGTAGGGGCAATGGTTGCACATGAACACGACCAGCAAGCCCTTGGCGTCTTGGAACTGGTCGAGCGAAACGTTGCCCTCGACGCCGGCTTGGGGCAGCGAAAAAGCGGGGGCCTGGGTGCCCAGGGCCATCATCGTACTGGCGGTGCGAACCATCGGTTTCTCCGGGAATCAGCGAAGGGTTTCTCCAACTGTCAAGATCCTAACGCGCCGCCACGGTACGCTTCCAGCGGTCTGCGGTCCGAAAGCGTAACGCGGCCCCACCGCCTGCCCGTAGCTACGCTCGCCAGAGCGTGGGGACATGCTGCCGACACGGGCCAGGGGCCCATGCTACGACGGGGTGTCTACAAATACATGCCGACGAAGCCGCCGGCTTCGTCGCTTTCGGCCTGTTGCTTGGCGATGCGTTGTTTGGTCTGCTCCAGATCGCCGGCTTCGATATAGCGATCAAATTCAACCAGCACGGCTTGCCGCACACTTTCCGAAAGGTACTCCACCATCGGTTCGGTCAGCCAAGCACAGGTTTCTTGATCCAGACTGACGATCAAGTCGCCCTGTTTGGAATGCCGATCCTGCTGATCGGTCAGCACGGTGCCCTCGAAGGAGAATCGCACCATGCCGCGTTGGGGATCATTGGTCAGGTGGTAGGTGCAGTGGGCCTGGTACAGGTAGTAGGTGTTGAGGGTCCCATGTTTGTTGATCGCCTCTTTAACCCGCAGCACGAATTGTTCGTATTTGGGCGAAGCGTCCACCGGGACATCCAACCGTGTCACGGTTCGCAGCGGCAAGCAGTCGAATTCGATTTCGACCCAGTTTCCAGCCATTGTGTTTCTCCTGCAGGACGGTAATTCTGGCTTTAGCATACCGTTCGCGCCTAGGCTGACTACCGCTGGGCAGCTTTGAGCCGTATTCTATATTCGCCTATTCACCTACTTGAGTCGCTGCTCTTTCTTGCTGACAAGCGAGGTTGCCTGTGTGTCATTTTAAATCTGCCCTCCTGGTTCTATTCGCTTGTCTACTGACCGGGACCGTTTACGCCCAGGACGAAACGCCCGCGGGCGCGGAGCCCGCTCCAGCGGTGGAGACCACTGCGGCGGCGGAGACCCAGCTGGACTACAACCCGGATGACCTCGACGTCGATACCACGGCGTTGGCCGGGCATAACGCCTGGATGCTGATTTCGTGTGCTCTGGTGTTGTTCATGACGGCTCCGGGGCTGGCGA from Roseimaritima ulvae includes these protein-coding regions:
- a CDS encoding GxxExxY protein; this translates as MPITCPIDFVPLSTEEFGSLDYAIMKHAFETHQDLGSLADETIYQNDFWNRLQDAGYDTEREVPVHVTFDTFKKDYFLDLVVNRRAVYELKTVASLTDRHAAQLLNYLLLLDLQRGKLVNFRPMSVESQFVNAPLVGAERRRYSIHTEDWSGPMGLLDLLRQLLFDWGTGLELSLYNQAIGHLWGNGCRADALLEMSRDGKPLGHQRFHLASPDSAFRLTAFSDVSNSYPSQLSRLLLASPLEAIHWINIAYHDITCRTIQR
- a CDS encoding sialate O-acetylesterase, with amino-acid sequence MYFRVCHPLLLAIIALTGGLAGSTFAQRMPRENVVDVPAIGEGLSVSNVFQTNMVLQRDKPITIWGWAEPGEEVTVTFANQNSVAVAAEDRVWKVTLNALPANANPQTMTVSGKYETLTLENILIGDVWVLGGQSNMEFELAKVENGNLEIVSANFPQIRILTVPYGQGPEPTRGFARLHEWSDWFGRHFRKGDWDVCTPEVARELSAIGYVFARRVHKASNVPIGVIDASRGGTTIETWTPMSVLQELDSETTQAKLQSMEEAAAAWDPQADLETRIAAHHKWIEQQTKEGKLIPEDKRQAPNDLRPGPIGDHNYPGHCYAGMIAPLAGLAVKGVIFHQGYNNTFDGSQGVEMYRDVFPAMIEAWRGAFGDPQMPFGILSLCTDGYPQTRDNYCEKMFNAGVDLRAAQYQTFLDFYNGGDKQIGFASTYDLRRRWYHPQVKIPAGERIARWALATQYGFEQQLQWKPPMLVSMQPGEGSLMLTLDTDVSDPQDGAIEGFAIAGEDRRFHPASVSYAEKGKDARGRVQYDRKRLVLTSPMVPEPRHFRYAWGRNPLGNLQVSGNKDLPFATQRSDDWRMEEVPLGVLGEELTLPISRGDRNKIIQALRKQDQMRRLEEAKQVIEADGEPDH
- a CDS encoding sulfatase family protein, with product MRVQTILPRLLLALTLLGLLSSNADADTANEASEHPNIVFIFADDWGWGDLSCHGHPYVQTPNIDRLAREGTDFHRFTVASGVCSPSRTAVMTGHFPARYNIDGHFAWVPSNARRNMPDWLDTDAVTLPRLLKQSGYATAHFGKWHLSNDMIPDSPAPGVYGYDVYGAFNCSGEQMPVHEDADHAIEFIKRCEQADKPFFINLWVHEPHTPHHVIPKYRWKFRNSGLEEADEIYAAVLAHADQRIGEVLDTLDRLDLTDNTLVIFSSDNGPARSKSAAPLSLSYDTATGAGYGIGASKGITGGRKGYKAALFEGGINVPFIARWPGKIAAGEVDRRLMISAVDLLPTFCEVAGAELPDSYQPDGISQLKSLQGEANEGRSKPLFWKMSGRGKPGQTQSFHWVDYCIVDQNWKLLCDEGDDYCELYDIVADPLEQQDVKDSHPQVVTELKQKLADWQATLPATPDPQNFSSLRKQPAK
- a CDS encoding sulfatase-like hydrolase/transferase, which gives rise to MNPSNQCLPGVLLLVLLASVVQAADSRSAAADEARPNIILVMADDQGWGDVGYNGHPFVQTPELDAMADAGFVFDRFYAAAPVCSPTRASVMTGRSPIRTKVTNHGRYMRPHEQTIAETLQEAGYVTGIFGKVHLGSGQPGSPCNPSGMGFDEWVIGLNFFDNDPYLSRNGTIEHRQGKGSVLAMDDALAFLQKHQDGEQPMFAVIWFPSPHDPHQEVPAGPPLYRGKKQAGYYREITLLDQQLGRLRRELKGMDIADNTILWYCSDNGGLNPDTSGGRERKGSVYEGGLRVPAIIEWPASKLHGRTAVPAWTCDIYPTVLAMAGVSSQPTHPLDGIDIRNIIAGKTDQRSRPMGFWHKFQQGQSTWSDRIQKAIMEKQQAGAPLPHDEPRIRKDVDEFPQFPEDIATGHAAWTDWPWKLHRIGGKKYELYNLAEDPMETSDRSADPKQQTRLTRMRKELNTWTRSVIRSLNGQDYQENK
- the ald gene encoding alanine dehydrogenase; amino-acid sequence: MIIGVPREIKSDEYRIAMLPVGAEELCQRGHRVLIESGAGLGSGLSDHDYLKAGAEIVPDARAVFSEADMIVKVKEPLPDEWSLIRRGQALFTYFHFAADRELTEAMLASGGTCLAYETLSDGSGRLPLLTPMSEVAGRMSIQEGAKYLEKPQMGRGILLGGVPGVAPAHITILGGGVVGANAAKIAAGFQADVSILDVNLDRLRYLDDIMPANVNVLFSDRHTIGQELALADLVIGAVLIPGARAPRLVRHEDLKQMRPGSVIIDVAIDQGGCIETSRPTTHKEPTYIVEEVVHYCVTNMPGAVGRTSTFALCNATLPWVLKLADAGIDAAVQKYEPLHAALNIRDGKVTNEAVAETFGL
- the eboE gene encoding metabolite traffic protein EboE — translated: MTTPWTIGYCTNVHAGTDLDSIRSNLETYAVPVRDQTDRDLLPVGLWLPAQAASQLCQAGEADRFADWLCERHLQAYTLNGFPYDNFHQPVVKHRVYEPAWWTDQRRDYTIQLADVLDALLPAGRDGSISTLPIGWPTAAADEAALQRAGENLRAVADHLHTIEQRSGRRIVIAIEPEPGCLLDRGEDLIRFFDQHLPNQPHRRYLTVCHDVCHSAVMFEDQTEVLAAYAAAGLSVGKIQVSSAVEVRWSIMSEGRRREALQQLAQFAEDRYLHQTGCLGSDGSYRLVEDLPAIVGQPADEIRDDTWRVHFHVPIFLEAFGNLSTTREQILNCLQFMKTEDAPAFSGDLEVETYAWTVLPEAMRRRGLSEDIAAELTWLQQNLARLAMQ
- the rsmH gene encoding 16S rRNA (cytosine(1402)-N(4))-methyltransferase RsmH, with translation MTDLTIHVPVMPDECVAALQPAPGSTILDGTFGGGGHSSLLAMRVAPGGRVIGLDRDEGAVERSQTVIDRLAVEHPQAAAAMTVYCASYHQIDRALAAEELTGVDGILLDLGLSSDQLADRTRGFSFSVDAPLDLRFDTSSGEPASRLLVRLSEKEIADVIYQYGEERFSRRIARRIVERRRERQFIETTTELANLVRRCVPRSRNHDIDPATRTFQALRIAVNDELGILEKTLRQATNWLNPGGRIAVISFHSLEDRIVKNQFRDAPQLEVITRKPLRPSDAEVHANPRARSAKLRIAEKLRVAEKP
- a CDS encoding thioredoxin family protein, whose protein sequence is MVRTASTMMALGTQAPAFSLPQAGVEGNVSLDQFQDAKGLLVVFMCNHCPYVIHVAPELKRIADDYQSQGIAVVGISSNDAAAYPDDSPEKMAAEKAARGYSFPYLYDESQEVAKAYGAACTPDFYLFDGQQKLYYRGQLDDTRPKQGAVPNGQDLRAALDALLAGQPAPETQKPSIGCNIKWREGNEPQYFNPSGIG